A window of Brachybacterium fresconis contains these coding sequences:
- a CDS encoding polysaccharide pyruvyl transferase family protein, translated as MSDRGPEGITPRTMNTGQGREATLSMSANGSPRILVLWAEESSPNLGVAVLARGSRDLLLRAFPDADFTFANYGARPPQVPWGRPRSLLRERVLPRYGMQGYFRSFDLVWDTRSGDSFTDIYGLGRHLTMSTVHEMARQAGARMVMAPQTIGPFATRRGRLLASRTLKRSELVVARDPESAQAAAGLGRAPDLTTADLVFAIDQPSPAPRRDVLLNVSGLLWHENPHVSAEGYRRVVRETLDLLRAEGREVSLLAHVLDTPNPDNDVPAIRALADEVEGDVEVIVPEDLDSVRATIAGANALIGSRMHACLNALSVGVPAVPLAYSRKFAPLLHSVGWTTGFDLRTDDLETLPQKVVVATEALDPAEAEAAAAKGRASLDAVLDLLRSSPRVTS; from the coding sequence ATGAGCGATCGAGGGCCAGAGGGCATCACGCCCCGAACAATGAACACCGGACAAGGCAGAGAAGCGACTTTGTCCATGAGCGCGAACGGGTCCCCACGCATTCTAGTGCTGTGGGCCGAGGAGTCGTCCCCGAACCTCGGGGTCGCCGTCCTCGCTCGGGGCTCCCGCGACCTTTTGCTGCGTGCCTTTCCAGACGCCGACTTCACCTTCGCGAATTACGGGGCGCGACCGCCCCAGGTGCCGTGGGGGCGGCCTCGTTCGCTCCTGCGCGAGCGAGTTCTGCCTCGTTACGGGATGCAGGGATACTTTCGGAGCTTCGACCTCGTCTGGGACACGCGCTCCGGCGACAGCTTTACGGACATCTACGGCCTGGGCCGCCACCTGACCATGAGCACCGTGCATGAGATGGCTCGCCAAGCAGGGGCGAGGATGGTGATGGCCCCTCAGACCATCGGACCATTCGCCACGCGGCGCGGACGTCTCCTGGCGTCGCGAACACTGAAGCGTTCGGAACTGGTCGTGGCTCGTGACCCCGAAAGCGCGCAGGCAGCGGCGGGTCTCGGCCGCGCACCGGATCTGACCACCGCCGATCTGGTGTTCGCGATCGACCAGCCCTCCCCCGCGCCGCGTCGGGACGTGCTGCTCAACGTCAGCGGGCTCCTGTGGCACGAGAATCCTCATGTATCTGCCGAGGGGTACCGGCGCGTCGTCCGCGAGACTCTGGATCTGCTCCGCGCCGAGGGCCGTGAGGTCTCTCTGCTGGCCCATGTGCTTGACACCCCCAACCCGGACAACGACGTGCCCGCCATACGGGCTCTCGCCGACGAGGTCGAGGGGGACGTCGAGGTCATCGTGCCCGAGGATCTCGACTCCGTTCGCGCAACGATCGCCGGGGCCAACGCCCTGATCGGATCGCGGATGCACGCGTGCCTGAACGCCCTCTCCGTCGGCGTCCCCGCCGTCCCCCTCGCGTATTCGCGCAAGTTCGCACCGCTGCTGCACTCGGTGGGGTGGACCACCGGATTCGACCTGCGCACCGATGATCTCGAGACTCTGCCCCAGAAGGTCGTGGTCGCGACAGAGGCCCTGGATCCCGCGGAGGCCGAAGCCGCCGCGGCGAAGGGGCGCGCCAGTCTCGATGCCGTTCTTGACCTGCTGCGGAGCTCGCCGCGAGTCACGTCATGA
- a CDS encoding glycosyltransferase family 4 protein: MSTAEMSPEGKTILVVHPGAELFGSDRMLLESVIGFREAGCAVVVALPSDGPLVPELQRAGARVTIVPMLVLRKALLRPRGWPTLLRSSLTGLVSAWRLLGQVRPDAVYVSTIIIPQWPLLARARKTRSISHVHEAEAAGNRFVNAALYLPHLASTRTLVNSEFSLATIRDALVPLARRAEVIYNGVTSPEDPQPPRAELTGPLRILYLGRLSPRKGPDLVLDAASRLQDAGRSVAVTLLGTAFEGYEWYEEQLREQAASSGVEVAFAGFHSDIWPFLAEADVLVVPSRGDESFGNTAVEGVLSLRPVIVSDYSGLREAASRYDTTRLVIPDDYAAIAAELESLSTMWPQVAREVHSNRVVALRRHAPEVYRRDVTAAVTERLRTAPMLAIG, translated from the coding sequence ATGAGCACTGCCGAGATGAGCCCCGAGGGGAAGACCATCCTGGTCGTCCATCCGGGGGCCGAGCTGTTCGGCTCCGACCGGATGCTGCTGGAGAGCGTCATCGGGTTTCGGGAGGCAGGGTGCGCGGTCGTCGTGGCGCTGCCCTCCGACGGTCCCCTGGTCCCCGAGCTGCAGCGCGCCGGCGCCCGGGTGACGATCGTGCCCATGCTCGTACTGCGCAAAGCCCTGCTGCGACCCCGAGGATGGCCGACGCTGCTGCGCTCGTCGCTGACCGGTCTGGTGAGCGCCTGGCGGCTGCTGGGACAGGTACGGCCGGACGCCGTGTATGTCTCCACGATCATCATCCCCCAGTGGCCGCTGCTCGCGCGGGCGCGCAAGACCCGCTCGATCAGTCACGTGCATGAGGCAGAGGCCGCCGGCAATCGGTTCGTCAACGCCGCGCTGTACCTGCCCCACCTGGCGTCGACAAGGACCCTGGTCAACAGCGAGTTCAGCCTGGCGACGATCCGCGACGCCCTGGTGCCGCTGGCTCGACGTGCCGAGGTGATCTACAACGGCGTCACCTCACCCGAGGACCCGCAGCCGCCGCGGGCAGAGCTCACGGGCCCGCTGCGGATCCTGTATCTCGGGCGGCTCTCGCCACGCAAGGGCCCGGACCTGGTGCTCGACGCCGCGTCGCGGTTGCAGGACGCTGGTCGGTCTGTGGCGGTCACCCTGCTGGGCACCGCGTTCGAGGGGTACGAGTGGTACGAGGAGCAGCTGCGTGAGCAGGCCGCTTCCAGCGGAGTCGAGGTGGCGTTCGCTGGCTTCCACAGCGATATCTGGCCATTCCTTGCGGAAGCCGACGTGCTGGTGGTCCCGTCGCGGGGCGACGAGTCCTTTGGCAACACCGCAGTCGAGGGGGTTCTCTCGCTGCGACCCGTGATCGTGAGCGACTACAGCGGGTTGCGAGAGGCTGCCAGTCGCTACGACACCACTCGCCTGGTCATACCAGATGATTATGCGGCGATCGCGGCCGAGCTGGAGTCCCTCAGCACGATGTGGCCGCAGGTCGCCCGCGAGGTGCACAGCAATCGTGTCGTGGCGCTGCGGCGTCATGCGCCTGAGGTGTATCGGCGGGACGTGACGGCAGCGGTGACAGAGCGACTCCGCACAGCACCGATGCTGGCGATCGGATGA
- a CDS encoding polysaccharide biosynthesis tyrosine autokinase, translating to MGAVTDRIEPSGGVMSDSRVDLSFLLTALRKLWWVVVLAAVLGAAGTFGYASLQTPLYTATSSLHFSIAQSDSATDLNQGSNYTQSQMLSYAQLVEGSLVLQPVIDELNLEATPRGLSSSISVSIPQDTSTMEITVTSADPERAADLASAISEQLIEVLDEAGSKTADGSPSVTVTIYDDAVPPRSQSSPDRSRDTLLGGVAGGVIGVALALLVALLDTRVRNEEILVEAGGDPVLGVVSKAPLLQSRALAVAQEPLSPTAEDFHRIRSALTYANVSSRVRVLLVTAGMPGEGKSTVSVNLAMTLAGLRHSVLLIDADLRRPRVHVHVGIDGSVGLTNVMLEQVTLEVATHSVSGTTLDVLPSGEIPPNPAEMLTSHRMEELIAAVSGKYDYVIIDTPPTLSVADANLLAPLTDGVLLVVDATKTRRAALAQSMKTLEMGGARILGTVLNRARPVRGRDRYYAEK from the coding sequence GTGGGCGCCGTGACCGATAGGATCGAGCCATCAGGGGGTGTTATGTCCGATTCACGGGTGGATCTGTCGTTCCTTCTCACCGCGCTGCGCAAGCTCTGGTGGGTGGTCGTGCTCGCCGCCGTACTCGGTGCTGCGGGCACCTTCGGGTACGCATCGCTCCAGACGCCGCTGTACACGGCGACCAGTTCGCTCCACTTCTCCATCGCGCAGAGTGACAGTGCTACCGACCTGAACCAAGGGTCGAACTACACGCAGAGCCAGATGCTCTCCTACGCCCAGCTGGTCGAAGGCTCGCTCGTCCTCCAGCCGGTTATTGACGAGCTGAATCTGGAGGCGACGCCGCGCGGGCTGTCGAGCTCGATCTCGGTATCGATTCCCCAAGACACCTCGACGATGGAGATCACGGTGACCTCGGCGGATCCCGAGCGTGCAGCAGATCTTGCTTCCGCAATCTCCGAGCAGCTCATCGAAGTGCTCGACGAGGCCGGCTCGAAGACCGCGGACGGCTCCCCGTCGGTGACCGTCACGATCTACGACGATGCGGTCCCACCCCGGTCGCAGTCCTCGCCGGACAGGTCTCGGGACACCCTGCTGGGGGGCGTCGCCGGCGGCGTGATCGGTGTCGCCCTCGCGCTGCTCGTCGCGCTGCTCGACACTCGGGTCCGCAACGAGGAGATCCTGGTCGAAGCCGGAGGGGACCCTGTTCTCGGCGTCGTCTCGAAGGCTCCGCTCCTGCAGTCTCGCGCCCTCGCGGTCGCGCAAGAGCCCCTGAGCCCGACCGCGGAGGACTTCCACCGGATCCGTTCCGCGCTGACCTATGCGAATGTCAGCTCGAGAGTGCGAGTTCTGCTGGTGACGGCGGGAATGCCAGGGGAAGGGAAGTCGACCGTCTCAGTCAATCTTGCGATGACCCTGGCTGGTCTGCGCCACTCGGTGCTGCTCATCGACGCAGACCTGCGGCGCCCCCGAGTCCACGTGCATGTCGGGATCGACGGCTCCGTCGGATTGACGAACGTGATGCTCGAGCAAGTCACCCTGGAAGTCGCCACGCACTCGGTGAGCGGGACGACGCTGGACGTTCTTCCCTCCGGCGAGATCCCGCCGAACCCAGCTGAGATGCTCACGTCCCATCGGATGGAGGAGCTGATCGCCGCAGTGTCAGGGAAGTACGACTACGTCATCATCGACACTCCGCCCACCCTCAGCGTCGCGGATGCGAACCTTCTCGCTCCGTTGACGGATGGCGTACTCCTCGTGGTGGACGCGACCAAGACCAGGCGGGCGGCGCTGGCACAGAGCATGAAGACTCTGGAGATGGGGGGTGCCCGGATCCTCGGTACGGTGTTGAATCGGGCACGGCCTGTGCGCGGTAGGGACCGCTACTACGCCGAGAAATAA
- a CDS encoding ABC transporter ATP-binding protein, with translation MATGLAEALLLTLIASIAMAIAEGAGDVQVTLFGMSVEGSRMEMIVASLVIAVIRGALQLLVAYLPARMSAQAMARLRKRLFDGFVGSTWSVKGSEREGGFQSLMINQVNATAQTIIVMSVTISSLLMFLTLLISAVALSPAAAAVITVASLALFIGLRPMARNLRKSSTNLSTEGIEYAKTTQDVASIAEEIQVFGASPSYRGVFYDQLRAVQRPFQHTRFMSQAVPALYQSTALLILVIALLVVSLAGTQSVTTLGAVVLMLVRAVTYGQRVQTSLTTIDEKVPFMLHLADAIEQYEKHAEVPGSTPLGSIENLEFRDVSYEYTPGKKALENVSFSVKMGEVVGIVGPSGSGKSTLVQLLLRLREPATGDYLVNGLAAQDMQRTDWRKLVAYVPQMPQLVFGSVRENIRFFREDLTDEDVVQAAQRAHVHEDILSLSDGYDTVVGLRSASISGGQAQRICLARAFAANPKVVILDEPTSALDVKSEGLVQQSLEKLAGEAIVFLVAHRLTTLTVCDRVMVIKDAHLEGFETAEELFTSNDFFREVTTITRSVDSDPSAGRLSLGDRL, from the coding sequence GTGGCGACGGGCCTGGCGGAAGCCCTCCTGCTCACCCTCATCGCCTCGATCGCGATGGCCATCGCGGAAGGCGCCGGTGACGTCCAGGTGACGCTCTTCGGCATGAGCGTCGAGGGAAGCCGCATGGAGATGATCGTTGCGAGCTTGGTCATCGCGGTCATCAGGGGCGCGCTCCAACTCCTCGTCGCCTATCTGCCGGCGCGCATGAGTGCGCAGGCGATGGCTCGCCTACGGAAGCGACTATTCGACGGATTCGTCGGCTCCACGTGGAGCGTGAAGGGCAGCGAGCGCGAGGGCGGGTTCCAATCGCTCATGATCAACCAGGTCAACGCCACGGCCCAGACGATCATCGTCATGAGCGTGACGATCTCGTCGTTGCTGATGTTCCTGACGCTGCTGATCTCCGCTGTGGCGCTGAGCCCAGCTGCGGCGGCCGTCATCACGGTGGCGTCTCTCGCCCTGTTCATCGGTCTGCGCCCGATGGCCAGGAATCTTCGGAAGAGTTCGACGAACCTCAGCACCGAGGGTATCGAGTATGCCAAGACCACACAGGACGTCGCGTCTATCGCCGAGGAGATCCAGGTGTTCGGCGCGAGCCCCTCGTATCGCGGCGTTTTCTACGATCAGCTTCGCGCTGTGCAGCGACCATTCCAGCACACTCGGTTCATGAGTCAGGCCGTGCCAGCCCTCTATCAGAGCACCGCGCTCCTGATCCTGGTCATTGCGCTTCTGGTCGTATCCCTGGCCGGCACCCAGTCCGTCACGACGCTGGGGGCGGTCGTCCTGATGCTGGTGCGGGCCGTCACCTATGGGCAGCGTGTCCAGACCTCTTTGACGACCATCGACGAGAAGGTTCCGTTCATGCTCCACCTCGCTGATGCGATCGAGCAGTATGAGAAACATGCCGAAGTACCGGGTTCGACCCCGCTGGGGTCCATCGAGAACCTCGAGTTCCGAGACGTGTCCTATGAGTACACGCCGGGCAAGAAGGCCCTGGAAAACGTCTCCTTCTCGGTGAAGATGGGGGAGGTAGTCGGGATAGTCGGACCTTCAGGGTCCGGCAAATCCACCCTCGTTCAGCTCTTGCTCCGACTCAGGGAGCCCGCCACGGGGGACTATCTCGTCAATGGTCTGGCGGCACAGGACATGCAGCGAACCGATTGGCGGAAACTGGTGGCGTATGTGCCGCAGATGCCGCAGCTCGTCTTCGGCTCTGTGCGGGAGAACATCCGATTCTTCCGCGAGGATCTCACGGACGAGGACGTCGTCCAGGCTGCGCAGCGTGCGCATGTCCACGAGGACATCTTGAGCCTCTCCGACGGGTATGACACTGTCGTCGGCCTGCGATCGGCCAGTATTTCCGGCGGCCAGGCTCAGCGGATCTGCCTGGCGCGTGCCTTCGCGGCAAACCCCAAGGTCGTGATTCTCGATGAGCCGACGAGCGCACTGGATGTGAAGTCCGAGGGGCTCGTACAGCAGTCCCTCGAAAAGCTTGCGGGCGAAGCCATCGTCTTCCTGGTCGCACATCGTCTGACGACACTCACCGTCTGTGACCGTGTCATGGTCATCAAGGATGCCCATCTCGAAGGGTTCGAGACGGCGGAGGAGCTCTTCACATCGAACGACTTTTTCCGAGAGGTCACGACCATTACGCGATCCGTCGACAGCGATCCCTCCGCAGGGCGCCTGAGCCTCGGGGATCGGTTGTGA